The Acidianus manzaensis genome has a window encoding:
- a CDS encoding metal-sulfur cluster assembly factor translates to MSQINIDEWKKKIMEGLSQVYDPEIPVDIVNLGLIYELKISNDGDVYIRLGLTAPGCPVIDDLVYTVEQVIKESVPAKSVDVDIDLDTQWTPLKMSAEGREKFKKLYGYDIVEMWVQTYGLPTQDSTQEQKS, encoded by the coding sequence ATGTCACAGATAAATATAGACGAATGGAAAAAGAAAATTATGGAAGGATTATCTCAAGTTTATGATCCAGAAATTCCAGTAGACATAGTAAATCTAGGATTGATATACGAGTTAAAAATTTCTAATGATGGAGACGTATACATAAGACTTGGACTTACTGCTCCAGGTTGCCCAGTTATTGATGATTTAGTTTATACAGTTGAGCAAGTAATTAAAGAATCAGTACCAGCGAAAAGCGTAGATGTAGATATTGATTTAGATACTCAATGGACTCCACTAAAAATGTCTGCAGAAGGAAGAGAGAAGTTTAAAAAACTTTATGGTTATGATATTGTAGAAATGTGGGTTCAAACTTATGGTTTGCCTACTCAAGACTCTACACAAGAACAGAAGTCATAA